One genomic window of Malaciobacter molluscorum LMG 25693 includes the following:
- a CDS encoding ExbD/TolR family protein: protein MRRFSHKQHKEETEINLTPMLDVVFIMLIFFIVTTSFVKEAGVEVNRPSAKTSQQKSQANILIAIKNNDEIWIDKRMVDIRAVRSNIERLKASNSQNSVVVQSDKDARTGVLVKVMDQVRLAGITNISISTLKN, encoded by the coding sequence ATGAGAAGATTTTCCCATAAACAGCATAAAGAAGAGACAGAAATAAATCTAACTCCAATGCTTGATGTAGTTTTTATTATGTTGATATTTTTTATTGTAACTACATCTTTTGTAAAAGAAGCTGGTGTTGAAGTAAATAGACCAAGTGCAAAAACAAGTCAACAAAAATCTCAAGCAAATATATTAATTGCTATAAAAAACAATGATGAAATTTGGATTGATAAAAGAATGGTTGATATAAGAGCAGTTCGTTCAAATATAGAAAGATTAAAAGCTAGCAATTCTCAAAACAGTGTAGTTGTACAATCAGATAAAGATGCAAGAACTGGTGTTTTAGTAAAAGTAATGGATCAAGTAAGACTTGCAGGAATTACAAATATTTCAATTTCAACATTAAAGAATTAG